In Mugil cephalus isolate CIBA_MC_2020 chromosome 19, CIBA_Mcephalus_1.1, whole genome shotgun sequence, the genomic stretch ATGGAAAGTCTGTCCGTGTTATTCCATATTGTTGTGTGGAGTTGAGTTTCATACTTCCTCAATAATCACCGATGTCTTCAtaaacagagatttttttttttgtcactgcttCAAACAGCATAGCAGTGAAGTCACTGTGCCTATGGAAGCAATGATGttagtgtttatttgcatacatcTGCATAGTATCTCAAGTGCTGGATGCAGAGATACATTTTAATCTCAGTTGCGAATACAGGTACTCACATGCTAAAGCAAGGTCATTAGTTAACTTAGTTTAGCATTTTAATACATGTTTAGCTTTACACATGCAGTGAAGCCGAGCATAAGGTCAGTTTAACAGGCATTTTGTTATAAATAGTATTTATACTATGTGATAGTGTTACTATAATTCACTCTGGAGTGGAACAAGTTTTGTCCATTGAAGAGACGTTCAAATATTTCACTCAAAGCCAGGAATGTGTTCACGGAGGGGTCAGAGGATTACCAAAGTCAGTATGATATATCCTCTGGAGATCCTCGGCTGTGGGTTATAAAATTCGTAGTTGTCCATCCATCCTCAGCACTGCAGCACATTTCCCACAGCTGCAAATGTTTAACTGCCTTTGTTTGTGATGTAGGTTAAAGTAGACAATGAAGAGAGCGATGAATCCTACGAGAGCTCTTGGTCCTATGTGCAACACATCCAGTCCAACGCGTTGGTGGGGCATGACCGTCGCACCTTTCACAAGGAGCTCACTGACAACAAGGTGATTATTTAAACTGATCGCTAAGACTTCTTATCAATACCATTGTCACCAGTGTGAAGCCTCATGTCATGTGGGATCGATCAGTTTTTTGTTTAGCAAACGCTGCATTGTCTTTTCATGTCTATCATCCAGGCGCACAGACTTATAATCCTGAAGAATAAAGTGGAGCTGGCCCAGTTTCAAAACTCTGCCCCCCAGTATCTGACTCTGTCCGAAGGCTTCTGGAAGGCCTTGTCCTCACTCCCCCACACATACGACTACTCAGCCTACCGCCAGCTGTTGCAGACGTACGGAACGCACTACCTCTCTGAAGGCTCACTTGGGGGCGAATACCAAGGATTCCTGAAGTTGGATCGTCAATCACTTAGCTCAACCAGTAAGAAGCTTTGCTGTGAATATTGTgaccattaaacattaaacatttacattactTTCTACAAATCTGGATTCATCACATGAAACCAGAACAACAATATAATATTATCTGCCCTTTTTTATGAATGTCTAATATCAAAAACAACATCAAGTTTATTATCATttctagataaaaaaaaaaaaaatttattctTATACTGAAACACCATAGGTGGCTGTCATTTGATAGTTTGAGCAAACTGAACTGTTGTAACATTAACTTCTGTCTTGTTTGTGTATAGGTACTACAGATATAGAATACCAGAGGTGCTGGAGAAAAGTAAAGCGTCGCCTCTTCAGGAAGAAAATCAAAACTGTGTGTGAAAAATTAACTAAATCCTTATCATCCAGCTATGGTGAGTGAAAGCTTTCACAATAAGACTTTGATACCACAAGGTCAAATCAGGTTGGCCGCAAACAGTCTCTACTATCATGTGTCTACAGGAAACAATGTAAACAATATGCCCATCAAggtcaatgtctttggaggagaTCCAGCCTTAATAAGCAGCTTGACTGTTCTGGATTTGGAAAATCCAGAGGTTAACGGAGAGGCCTATGACAACTGGGCCTCATCTGTCAAAGACTTTCCTGAAGTCGTAGACCAGAAGGTAAAGCAGTCACCTAACTGTTGACTTCTATAttgcattttctatttatttttaactgtactTTCAGTAAAGACCCAAGACTCAAAAGTAAGCAGTGATAACATATGGGGTTAGGGCAAGGTTGGAACCAAAAGTGGTTAGACTGCTCCTCTAGTGTTTAAAAACTGATTGTTTACTCTCTATTGTCAATTAACACATGGCGGACAAAAGCAGCTATTCATTTAGAACCATTAAACATCACTTTTCCAGCCATTAGAACAACTGTTGCTGACAGATGTTACAAACTACTGCTAGCTAACACTTCATAGAAGATTTGATGCAAGGTGGAACTACAGTATGTTCCCGTCAGTGCTCAACTCGCCTGCTAGGGCTGCTGACAACCCTAAATTTTATTTCTACCTTATTCtattcttattttactttattctcATGTCCATGTCctgtttatatatgtatatcttaTCTTGTGACTACTTGGACAGAATAATTtctggggatcaataaagtgatcttgaatcttgtaGCACCTAGGACTGGTTCTTCCTTTGTTGAAGCCAATAAGGCTTTGCATTGGAACATTTGGTCAGTTTATAAGCTGGTTACCTAAATTCATAACGGAAGGTTGAATTATGTACATTGTCAAGTACAAAATAGAGAAGAATATGCGTGTACTTCTATAAGTGATGGTCCCTGAATAATTGGAGTTGCTTTCTTTTGTAcacatgcacattaatgaacTGTGAACTTGTGCCCCAGCTGCGACCTCTGTATGAGCTGGTGAAGGAGGTGCAGTGTGCTGGTCTGAAGAAGCTCCACTTGAAAAGGGCCACTGAGGAGTACCTGGCTGAGGAGCATCCCTGTCACTGCCAGCCCTGCCAGAACAACGGGCAGCCGCTGCTGACGGGCTCCGAGTGTCGCTGTGTCTGCCGGCCAGGAACATCAGGGAGAGCCTGCGAGACAGGAGCTGTGTTTGGAGAACAACCAGGTAACCAGGCCAAACCTCCCAAAAACTCACAAAGATTGTGTGAAcagtatttacatatatttatatatatacgtTTGGAGCTACAGCACCAACACCTATCAAGGCGGTGGGAAGACTGGCATCCAGCGAttgtgaaaacacaacagaaccaggaagagaatctctctctctttctttcaggaGTGATACATGGCAGTTGGAGCTGCTGGTCTTCCTGGGGATCCTGCTCTGGAGGTCAAAAATCAAGGACCCGAAGCTGCAACAATCCTGCCCCCAGAGGTGGTCGCCACTGCATTGGGCCACAGGTGGAGCAGAAGCCTTGTGAGGAGTCAGACATCCAGCACTTACAGTAAGGTCACGCACAGTACAGTCAGCATGAGCAAGACCTCAAACTAGTCTTTACTAACTAGAGTTATGTTTGTATTATTAACATCCTAAGGATCACAGATAAAATGACTGGATTATTTAGGTAGTTTAGAAGGTGATATAATCAAATGATCATATACTTTAGTACAAAGTCATCTAATCCAGTCTAAAAAGTATAAACTGTTTGCACCCAGGATGATGGAACCTCAGTGCTTCAGTCTTTCTATACCTCCACCAAAAACCTGTGGGCCGCCTCCAAATCTCAGGAATGGATTTATTCTGGTGAGACTGTGTAACTCCTCCTTCCATAAAAGTCACCCACTTCCTCAtttgtggtcagaaaaaaaagaagtgattattaattgtttattaatttattttttctaggATCCCAAAGATATCTACCTGGTTGGAAACACGGTGCAATACTCCTGCATAGACGGGTATTATCTCGGTGGAAACGCCGAGGCCAGGTGTGCTGAAAATCAGATGTGGAGCACAGGATGGAGGGTTTGTAGAAGTAAGTCTTTCCATCACAGACACTGCATTGCTTTTTGTTCACCTGTAATGGCATGTTATCTCAGAAACAACTTagtataatatatttaaaacaagttGGGCCACTGGCTGAGGAGCATATGATGTTGGTGTTGGTTGTACCATGTGGTCATATGTAAAGTCCTCCCTTTGTTTGACCCAAACACTTTTATTCTGGTAGTTTTTAGTCCAGCATTACATAACATTCACAATTAACCAGCATTTTGTTAATCCCCTCATTAAGTCTTCATCAAATccattgatcaggcataacattatgacctaatattgtgtaggtctccctacacagttgtgactcatcagagaatggacatgggccttctgagggtgtcctgtggtgtcgggtaacaggatgttgttagtggggggcttgggtcctatgagttgaggggaggggcctctgtggatcatcccacagatacctggtCAGTTAAAGGTctagtgcaggggtcttcagtgtttttcttctctttgtttcctAGGTGCCACATGTGGGAGCCCCCCGCTCAATGGGTTACTCATAGGCACACCCACCAAATCAGCGTACCAGATTGGAGAAAcggtgtctctgtcctgtcccGAGGGGTCTGTGCTGGACGCTGAGATGTCAGAGATTATATGCAGTTCCAGTCTCCAGTGGTCTCCCTCTCCCGCCAGCGCTCACTGTAAAGCAGGTGCAGTAGATACCCAGTATATTCTCAGTGCAATAGTTGTGAAGCCTCATGCTTCCGACAGGACAGCAGCTCGGGGATAGCTACATGTTCGAATGTTTCATATAAGCGTCATACGCATCCACAAATCCACCCAGAATCTTTACCAGCTCTGCAGCTTTAACAAGCTTTTCCTTCAGTTCAGGTTTTACTGAGCGGAAATTGTTTGTATCTCAGCGCTCTCTCATTACAGCAGCAGGTTTTCagcataaaagtattaataaaaaaaaaggttttacagATTCATTAGAAAATAACTTACCCTCATTCCTTATCTCAGCACTACATTGTACACTATCGGTCATATTTATTCTTCACTACCTCTGCTTTTCACACTGCAGCAAATCGACatatcttctttttatttattactcaaaatataaaagaataggtgaaaagaaagaaagttaccGCTTTACATGTGTACAAAAAACTGTGATTTCTGCCTATGCGACTGACGTATTTCATGAAGGGAGCCAAAAACACTTAATAATAGATTATGTATTCAAACCTAGGTACAGTAGATCATCCCAACAAAGTCTGGATTATCAGAACCTGAATTTAATTACATCACTGACACTTATCTTTTGAGTTTATATTACTAATCTGCAGTTCCCTATTTGCATAAACAGCAAATACAATTCACCATTATGATTCATTTGGTCCGGTGTGTGTTCCCTGTTTAGCTTTGGCctcattcaaatttaaaaatatttagctGTTTCCACAATGctcttgtatttatgtattcGCTAAGGTAGATTTTCTGTGGGTTTGTCACTACATGAAACTCCTTCAACATAATTATAGTCATGATTGCAGATcgattattattaaataaaataggtaaataaataaaacaagtactCATTCTAATACTGCCTTCCACATTCTCTTCTCAGCGCCCACAGCTCCCTCTCCTCCGGCCAACCTGAAGTGTAACATGTGGGAAACTGTAGGAAGAACTGCGTGTGTTTGTAAAATGCCATTTCAGTGTTCGTAAGTATCGTTTACTGTTCAATTTCTAGGGTTTTAAGCCCAAGGAAATGCTCTaggttcaaaataaaattcGGCAAATTGTCTTCTTCTAGGACTTCCCTGCAGCTTTGTGCCAGACTGGGATCACAACAACCCCGCGTACTAGGCGTTTGTCAGCTCGGAGCCCTGCAGTGTATAGGACGGAGCTTCACGTTGGCCAGCGACACTGACTGCCAGTGGCCAGCGAAGACGTTCACGGCTTGCAAGGACTGCCATCCGGGGACATCCTGTGAAGGTTAGTGTGCTGGACTgctgtctaaaaaaaaaatagcaacatCCTTTAACTGTGGAACCGCTTTAAGTAATCATTGTTTCCAACTGTAGAATCAGCGAGGCAGTGCGTGTGCCAGAATACATCAGAATGCCCCAAGGACTCCGCGCCGCTGTGCGTCAGCTCCGGTGTGGACGGCTCTGCTGTGACTATGAGTGAATGTGAGGTGGGGGCCAGGAGGTGTGCTGGTGAGCAGGTCAGCGTGATCAGTATCGAGGCTTGTCCAGAGTGAAAAAgcttgttgttgtatttcactGAGAAACTTTTAAAATGACCGCACCGTCAATAGAAACACAACGTTTTTTGTCACGGAGGACTGATGATTGAAGACATTTGTCTTCTCAGATACTGTAAATGCCTTTGTAATGAGATATTTTTgttatagaaaataaacaaaatgtttttcagaataGTTTTGTCCTCTCAGTTTTGTTAAAGTTGCATAGAATGTTTAACATCTAACTGATAGTTTTGTCTCACAGCGAGGAACGCGTCAAGGACGTCGTCTTAGTCCTACcctgtttgctatatttattgaaccgctgGCACAAATGATCGGACAAAGTAACAACTTAAAAGGAATTCATATAGAAAAGCAGGAGCATGTCATAGGGCTCTTTGCAGATGATGTTACTGTGACTCTCCAAGACCTGGACAGGTCCTTTCCTAATCTGACGTCGATATTAGAAGAGTATGGTAAATACTCaggtttaaattaaacataataaaaacacaaattctcactaaaacttttgaaataaattataataacattaataataattaagatgGACATCAGGCAGTGGTCAGCCTTTAACATAGACTTTGAGACAGTGAGTGAATGTGTTACAGAGACTGTTATACCTTTTCTAATCCATCCCACAGATGATTCCAGAAACACAATtcagacactgagacaaacgtctATCTAGATTTATCtgtattggaaaaaaaacaagggtcAGGTATAGGACACTTCAGCTACcaaaaggagagggagggttGTTCTTGCCTAATCTGAAACAATAGTTTTACACAGCCCAAGTAAAGTTCCTGGTTTGTACATGCTGCTTTTTATATCAGGGAAGATGGAAAGACATAGAGGCCAAGATGGAAACCTTCCAGATTCAGGCAACGCTAGGACACACAGGGAATAAATTGGCCCgacaaagcaaaaatgaaattattacaTAAACACGGGCTATCTGGAGTGAGACGATAAAAGAATACAACATAGAGGGAGACATcacattattcatttgtttgcctGCTCTGGAAGCCAGATTCGAACCAGGAATCAATGACCCTGCTTTCAGACGATGGTGGGACAGAGAGGCACCACAGCTGTATGCGCACTAACCCACGGAGGACTCTTTAAAAGTTCAGAGAGTTACAAAAGGGATTTGGACTACAAAACACAGACTTCTTCCAATATGTGCAAAGATATGCTGGAGAGGGCTATATTGTGATAGATGTTCTGACTGAAGCCtataaaaagaagaacagaaagatCATTTCTACAATCTATCAGGGTCTCCACAAAGAGAATGGGAAAATTCAAGCACAATGGGAGAAAGAACTTAACATATGAATTTCAGAGGAGGATTGGCGTTCCACATGGAGTGCACAACATTCATCTACAAGTTCAATGAAGTGGAGAATATTTGGTTGGaaagatttgatttgttttttcattacACCTCTTGTAAAAAGTAAATTCTCTCGTAAGAACCATGCTGGAGGCAGTGCGGAAACATGAACGCAGATCACTCCCTTATTTTCGGGGTGGTGTGTATATGACTTCTGGGATGCAAATTCCTAACAATGCGGTGAtcctttatttttgtctgttaaaCAAGAATGTGGTTATTAAAAAACTGACTGGCATCTATGTAAAATACTGGTGATtgcttgtaaaaacaaaacaaaaaaaacaaaagttataaCAAAGTGCTGGTATAAAACTGAACCTCTAAACCTTATTCAATGGATGGACATATTGAAGGAAATGTGTACAATGGAGAGAATCGAGAGGAGTGACATTTTCCAAGAAATGGGAAAAACGGACCACTTTTATCAAAACGTTTGAGGATGCCACACTACTGGTTATTTTATACATCAATACTTTCAACAGAGGAGCCCCCATGTGTTTTAGtccctttttatttatgtattttattatttgtttcctttagCTTGTTGtcatcttgtttttcctttattgGGACATCGCAGAGAATCTCATTAGTTTTTTGAACTGACAATACTTTGGAATTTCTTGGAGTCTAATACTTGTAATAGGTGAGCAAGAGgtgtggtgaaaataaaaagacgaGGTTACCATTTTTATCTTTAGATATGAGTCACATTATTCCAGGATGTCCTACTAGCTCCCTAAAAGCCTCCTGCTGATCCAAAAATTTagacttttcatttatttatgttttgctgCACTAATGTACTAGACTAAAACAGCAAACATATTAAACTTTGTCACACGTCAGCATTATGAGAGCATGTTAGCTACTCCTCTTTCCATTTGGTTTAAATCACAATTGTGCTTAGACAAACATGGAAAGCTTTAAGCATGTGTGTGGGCTCTTAGGGTCTTGAGTCGTGTTGAATAAAACACGTTTAACACAAGTTTATTCATGACACCCGCACATTCTTTAAAGTACGGCCTTCTAGTATTTATGAGAATGCAAAAATGAATGCAAGACAACGGCTGCAGCAGATGCAGTAGGTTTGGTCTCCAGTCATGGATATATTATGGTATTCAgccatttttttatgcatatgGCTAAAAAACATCATCCATCTTGGAATTaggtttgttttaatgtgtcacgatttaaattttaaaatgtttttgtatggTATAGTAGACGATCTGCCACAAGTAAGAGGAAATGCAAGCCAACCTACAACTTGGCGCAATGTTGGAATGTCATCTACGAGGGAActcaaagtgaaataaaatgaaatattgctAATTGATAGCTACGTGCTGCTTCACATTTGCCACTTAAACTgtgcttctatttttttttaattgattattaAACCAAaccgtgtttgtgtttaaaaaggCTGTTTTCACAGGCAGGAAAGTAACAGCTAACTCAAAATCATCACCAAATGTATCGCCAGACAGCTAACAGCAACCAGTAGATGTCACCTGCCTTAGGAGGTGTGCTTTTGGATGTGCCGTGAGAGCATCCATCCAGTCAACACTTCACCAAGTAGCCTGAACATCTTTTTATCATAACCCATAGATCCTGAATCACATTCACGCTTCACCTTCGCTCAACTCActgaacagtgttttttttttacatcactcTTTATTATCCATTCCTATGTAACTGAAATGACCATTTCAGACCAAGCTGATGCCATCTGTGTTCTTCTGATGAAAATGCTGATCTAAATCTGCTATAGTGCAGCATTTTAGCATAAGATTCCTTGCAACATGTGCTAAAGTCTAAGTTGTTTCAAAACGTGGTTCTCACGCGCGACGCAGTTCAAACACGGCTATATGATGGTGAATCACATGTATTTTAATCAGTGGTTCTGTCATTTCAACAGGGTGAAACACAGCCCTTCTACACGAGTGCAGAAGTTAAGTGCCATGCGGCAGAGAAGCCTTGGCAGGATCATCTGGACTCACAGGCACTTTCGCTGAGAATTTCAAACTCATAGTTGGAGCATTTGAGCGCGGCCATGGAGCAGAGGTTCACGCTGCGGGTCCTCTGCAATCTTGTCAGCCTCACACAGAACATGTGGTCTTTGAGTTGCGTGCAGTCCCGAGCAGACTTGCATTCGCACTTCTTAGACTCTGAGGATAGACGTTAGCGTTTGTTACATATCTGATATGCTGTGTGGATGTAGATATATATccataatatataaataaataaggtaaaAACACTGTCTCACCAGAGCACGTCTCCCATTCGTAACAGGTGTCAAGTTCGCAAGGCACCTGAACGGAGCTCTTAGAGGACATCGCAGCTCTGAACTTGGCCCACTCCACTTTGTCTGAATCTGCTGGGTCGCACACGCCCTCGCTGACGAAGAAGAGCGGATCACCGTGGCAACGGCCAGAGTGGAAGGAGCAGAGGGACATTGACACGACGGCGCTGACGTTGGTGTTCAGGACGCAGATACTGTCTGGTTGTgaactatatacacacacacacacaaatgtaaagTCAGTTGCTGGGACATGTTCAATTTGCTCTATACGCCGTAGCATTATGACCACAAGATAAcataattaattattagtaaaatACATATTACAGCTCATTTAGAGCTAGGATTGGGGTCAGGGTTCATCcctcacatttaaatttaacatttaaataataataacacaataacattaataaaacacaaataattgtAATAGAATAAATCATTTAACTTACAGACAGCGCTCCCTTCGGATACAGACACAGGCCGAGCCCTGAAGCTTCTGCCCTGGTTCACACTGACGGTCAGGAACGACCGGGTCTAAGGAGCACACAAAATATGGAATTAGCTCTTGAATGATAATTAATAACAAGGGATTAATTTATACGGCAGATAATAACATTGTTGCTGAGATTGTATCTCCTCTGGACtcgttttcttttaattcataCTCTGTTTTAGTCATATTTGTAACAGTTTATTCACTGAAACCTCAATTCATTTTTCCAAAAGACGGTGCATTTCTATGAAGTCACATAAAATGTGTACTATTCACAGCTGCCTGCTCTGATTGACTGGAGTATAGCTCCCCCTCTAGTCAACCAGATCGCCGAATAAAACATGCAAACGTGGTTGTCACAAAACCTCAAACCAGTGGAGTCCTGTTCTCTCCAGTGCTGCACTATACCAGTATTTATAGCAGCGCAGCGAAGGTCAGCAGGTAACGCAGGCTCCCAGGAGAGACCGTCGGTGCATCTGTAGGTGCCTCCTGGCTGCAGCTCCAGACTCGCGTCATTGCAGGCCAAACCCACCGATTCGCCCACTCTGTACACGTCTTTGTTTGGGAACAGCGTCATGTCATCAGGGATATCAGGTGGAAGGCATATTTTCCCTGACGGTTGCAAGAGGGAAGGGGGACATGGCAATGTAGATTTCAGATCTCAGAATCGTGTCGATTTTtgaaacaacaagaaaatgCAAGGCCACTGTCGTGAAatcactgacaaacaaacaaaaaaacttacTGACGCATTTTACAGTTGTTTCAGTCCAGGTTCCATCAGGACGACAGTTGAGGAACTGGTAACCCTCCGGTTCAAATCCAGTGAAGCACaggatctcctcctcctcaccgaAGGAGTAGTACTGCTTCGCTTTCTATCAGAGGAAGGAATTTAGGTAATAAAACagcatgtatatgtatattttacaaTCCAAATATCTAAATCTAAGTAAGTGTGCGacaatttcagtcattttaacatCCATCATTTTTCTGAATCATCACAAAGTGGCTGTGGTTCAAAGTTATGCCTGGTTGTCCATGGATTACCACTTCCGTCCATATACTGAAGCCTGAGTTATTCCCAGGGCACGgcactgctgtgtgaatgtgtgtgtgtgtttgtatgaatGAGAAGGTAGAAGTGATATGGTTATTGTAAAGCActtatacactaccagtcaaaggttaaCACCTTCTctttgaattgaatgagaactTGTGGACAACAGTTGACTGAAAGCAGAAAAGCTGCATAAATCCAAGTCATTTACCAAAGTTATCACTAACA encodes the following:
- the c7b gene encoding complement component 7b, encoding MTLRVTVLDQMRGEDTEGHIMKMNWHAALPSLALSLFVSPVWCQQPVNCRWGPYGEWSECDGCTRTKVRTRHVEVYAQFGGRPCSGEATQTQSCVSQKACLLETGCGGRFRCASGQCISQSLVCNGDQDCEDGLDERSCDQDNSQYLCDIDKTPPNSDFTGRGYDVLTGKLRGGVINTQSFGGQCRKVFSGDHKVYYRLPQNILRYNFEVKVDNEESDESYESSWSYVQHIQSNALVGHDRRTFHKELTDNKAHRLIILKNKVELAQFQNSAPQYLTLSEGFWKALSSLPHTYDYSAYRQLLQTYGTHYLSEGSLGGEYQGFLKLDRQSLSSTSTTDIEYQRCWRKVKRRLFRKKIKTVCEKLTKSLSSSYGNNVNNMPIKVNVFGGDPALISSLTVLDLENPEVNGEAYDNWASSVKDFPEVVDQKLRPLYELVKEVQCAGLKKLHLKRATEEYLAEEHPCHCQPCQNNGQPLLTGSECRCVCRPGTSGRACETGAVFGEQPGVIHGSWSCWSSWGSCSGGQKSRTRSCNNPAPRGGRHCIGPQVEQKPCEESDIQHLQMMEPQCFSLSIPPPKTCGPPPNLRNGFILDPKDIYLVGNTVQYSCIDGYYLGGNAEARCAENQMWSTGWRVCRSATCGSPPLNGLLIGTPTKSAYQIGETVSLSCPEGSVLDAEMSEIICSSSLQWSPSPASAHCKAAPTAPSPPANLKCNMWETVGRTACVCKMPFQCSTSLQLCARLGSQQPRVLGVCQLGALQCIGRSFTLASDTDCQWPAKTFTACKDCHPGTSCEESARQCVCQNTSECPKDSAPLCVSSGVDGSAVTMSECEVGARRCAGEQVSVISIEACPE